Part of the Leifsonia soli genome is shown below.
TCGCCGCCTACCTCGGGGAGCCCGAAGATGACGTTGCTTGAGCTGAAGAACATCAGCGTTTCGTACGGCCGGATCGAGGCCATCCACGACATGTCCTTCTCGGTGGAGGAGGGCGAGATCGTCAGCCTGATCGGGGCGAACGGCGCCGGCAAGTCGACGACCATGAAGACGATCTCGGGCATCCTGAACCCGTCGAAGGGGTCCATCCTGTTCGACGGCGAGGACATCACGAAGATGAAGGCGCACATCCGCGTCGTCCGGGGCATCTCGCAGGCGCCGGAGGGCCGGGGGATCTTCCCGGGCATGACGGTCCTGGAGAACCTCGACATGGGCGCGTTCGGCCGGAAGGACCGCTCCAAGATGGGCGAGGACTTCGACCGCGTGTTCGCGCTGTTCCCGCGGCTCGCCGAGCGCAAAACGCAGGTCGGCGGCACGATGTCGGGCGGCGAGCAGCAGATGCTCGCCATCGGGCGCGCGCTGATGTCCAATCCGCGGCTGCTGCTGCTGGACGAGCCGTCGATGGGCCTCGCGCCGCAGTTCATCCGGCAGATCTTCTCGATCGTGACGGAGATCAACAAGCAGGGCACGACGGTGCTGCTGGTGGAGCAGAACGCCAACCAGGCGCTGGCCCGCGCGAATCGCGGCTTCGTCCTGGAGACCGGCGTGATCACCCGCGCCGGAACCGGCAAGGAGCTCCTCGCCGACCCCGCCATCAAGGAGGCCTACCTGGGCGTCGCCTGACGCCCTTCCCACCCCTCCGCACCCCCGTCGAGTACGCGAAAACTGCACGCCATCCACCCGGATGACGTGCAGTTTTCGCGTACTCGACGGTGGGGGGACGGGGGCGCGGCGTGAACGTCCGGTAAATTCGCCTGCG
Proteins encoded:
- a CDS encoding ABC transporter ATP-binding protein, which produces MTLLELKNISVSYGRIEAIHDMSFSVEEGEIVSLIGANGAGKSTTMKTISGILNPSKGSILFDGEDITKMKAHIRVVRGISQAPEGRGIFPGMTVLENLDMGAFGRKDRSKMGEDFDRVFALFPRLAERKTQVGGTMSGGEQQMLAIGRALMSNPRLLLLDEPSMGLAPQFIRQIFSIVTEINKQGTTVLLVEQNANQALARANRGFVLETGVITRAGTGKELLADPAIKEAYLGVA